The Acidobacteriota bacterium genomic interval CTGAATCCGTGACGGATCAGCGAGAGGACCACGTCTCTCACGACCGTGATCAAGGTCGTTGGCCGGAGTGTCACCGATCCCGGGAAATGCATGTGATGTTCGGACATGCCGACCGTCAAGGTGGGTCCGACAACCGCATCGGCCAGCTCGCCCGCCCTCCAGGCGAGAGTTTCCGC includes:
- a CDS encoding creatininase family protein, which encodes MRLQLMTWPEVEEYLKNSQGVIIPIGATEQHGPTGLIGTDAICAETLAWRAGELADAVVGPTLTVGMSEHHMHFPGSVTLRPTTLITVVRDVVLSLIRHGF